The DNA sequence TGCCTCATCGCGAGACCTCTCTGTCTCGGCTTCCACAACAGCACTCGAAGAAGTAACAGTCGCAACTGCTTCGGTTTGCTTATCTGCTTCTATTTGCATTCTTTCTTCCCAGGCTTTCTTCTCTCTTGCGAGTAAGATTTCTGCATGAGAATTGTGAATCCCACCTAGTTCTTGAAGGCTACGCCACATTTCCCGAGAGCGCCTTGCTTCTCTTAGCATTCTCTCATCTACAATTACTTTTTGGAGTATATTGTCATTATCCACCATATAGATAAAAGGAATTTTATCGGGAAATCCTTTCTTTTCTCTCGTTAGCGATTCGTCTACTGCAAGTAAACTATCATCCCATTTAGATTCAGAAACACGCGCAAAATGCCTTGCATACCGCGTATCGCAGGAAATAAAATCAAGATAAGTAAATGCAATCTCTTCTTTCTTACGCAGAAGAGAAGCGCCTTCATATTGAAAGCTATGTATATTCCAATCCAAATCGATTTGTGAATTAGCCTGTAAATTAAAGCGAGATGCCCAATTGCTACCATGAGAAGGATCATACACAAAAGCAGGAAAGGCTCTAGACTCCATTGCAGCTGCTGATAACAAATAGGGGGATACATTTGATTTACCGCTAGCACCGGAGTAAATACTAAATAAAGAAGATCCACTAAAGTGTAGACCATCTAAGATTTGTTCTCTAAATTTATATAGATTCGAATTACTAGACTGCAAAACATAAACATCATTGAGTCCCATAGCCATACTTGCTAATTGCTTACTTCCCATTCCAGAAATAAAGTTTCCGTTATTAGACTTTGTCTCTTCTAAAATATCATCTGTCTGCAATAAAACTTTGATTGGAAGTTCAGAGGAGAGAATCTCGAGTAGCCGCGCATATTCACTCGCCGGAAAACGATGCGTATTCACACAGACTAAATAATCAGGAAAGAGGGAAAGTTCAGTCGGATCAAGACCATTTGCTCCAAAGTCTTCAAATAAAATATCATGCTTTGCAGGATTGTATTGACCTTCTATTTCTAATTCTGCAATTGCAATCGCACGGGCAAGCTCGATCATCTTTTGATATCTCGCTAAATAGGTTTCCAATGCATCACTACAACTTTCAAAGATAAAGGTGTAAGTATTTCCCCGTGTTTCACTCTCTACTCTCTCCAGAGAAAAAAACTTCTGTGATTTCAAGACATCTAGTAAATCACTGATTCGCTTTTTTCTACTCTCAGGAAATCCTTCTTTTGGAATTGTCTTAGAAAGAAATTTGGACATCACAGTAAAATCAAATAAATCACCGTGAACACTTCCAATTGATTTTTCTAAATGCTCCTTACTTCTACCCTTCTCTGATTTTTCAAAATCTGATTTTAGAATGTCTGAGAGTTTTACTATTAACCGCTCCAAGTTTTTACTAAACAACTCTGCCTTTTTTTTCTGTGCAGTTTCCCAGAGATGCTTCACTAAACGCACTGGAAATTTTTCATCACAGTCTACCACTTCTCCGTCTATTTTGATAGAAGCTTTGAAGTCTTCCATTTTTTCCTGAAAAGCTTTATCTACTTGAGACAAATAGGAATTTGCCGCCTTATTCCATAGAGAGGAGAAATTACCTTTTACTCCATTTGTAAGAAGACAGCGAATTTCTTTTTCTATTTGGAGAGCATTCTTCTTGATTCGGTCTCCTTCTATTCCTGTCTTTACTTCTAATAAAGCTTTATCGATTACACTCGAAAGAGATTCTACCATAGACTTACCCAATTTATCCTCGGAGAGAATTACCGGATAATCATACCTAACCTCTGTCATATTTTTAAATCTTGCAAAGAGTGCAGGCTTTAGATTGAGTTTATCAATTCCATTCAGATGATCACTGAACTGTCTTCCCGTTAAATAAAATGCGATATGCGCATGAGCACCAGCTACTTCCATATACCCTCCCTAAACTTCCTCAGGCCAAACAGTAAATTTATCCAACTCTGCATTTAACCCATTTCGCGTAACTTCCGGAGTTCTAAGGAGAGTCGAATAACGCAAATCTTCATAGCAGGGAATTTCTGGATTTTG is a window from the Leptospiraceae bacterium genome containing:
- a CDS encoding ferredoxin — translated: MEVAGAHAHIAFYLTGRQFSDHLNGIDKLNLKPALFARFKNMTEVRYDYPVILSEDKLGKSMVESLSSVIDKALLEVKTGIEGDRIKKNALQIEKEIRCLLTNGVKGNFSSLWNKAANSYLSQVDKAFQEKMEDFKASIKIDGEVVDCDEKFPVRLVKHLWETAQKKKAELFSKNLERLIVKLSDILKSDFEKSEKGRSKEHLEKSIGSVHGDLFDFTVMSKFLSKTIPKEGFPESRKKRISDLLDVLKSQKFFSLERVESETRGNTYTFIFESCSDALETYLARYQKMIELARAIAIAELEIEGQYNPAKHDILFEDFGANGLDPTELSLFPDYLVCVNTHRFPASEYARLLEILSSELPIKVLLQTDDILEETKSNNGNFISGMGSKQLASMAMGLNDVYVLQSSNSNLYKFREQILDGLHFSGSSLFSIYSGASGKSNVSPYLLSAAAMESRAFPAFVYDPSHGSNWASRFNLQANSQIDLDWNIHSFQYEGASLLRKKEEIAFTYLDFISCDTRYARHFARVSESKWDDSLLAVDESLTREKKGFPDKIPFIYMVDNDNILQKVIVDERMLREARRSREMWRSLQELGGIHNSHAEILLAREKKAWEERMQIEADKQTEAVATVTSSSAVVEAETERSRDEAYIDSPRCSTCNECVTLNNKMFAYDNNRQAYIADVNAGTYAQLVEAAENCQVSVIHPGKPRNPKEPGLEELLKRAEAFR